A stretch of Myxococcus hansupus DNA encodes these proteins:
- a CDS encoding DNA polymerase III subunit gamma/tau, with product MRTDFGSGQSPVSAQPGHSDMPRASGFSTPEQDASPRLSPASAKFGHDSPAVAGGHHVGAMRHDAPPPAGDFSAPMRPEEPPRFSADAAAIRHDEPPRVATPPVPRMDDLSPSAARPLSFLRNGGGANGGAPSEPQGYQATQMIPSGPVMEGLSPSAARPLSFLRNGGSAQPPAVSTEPPAGATPLSRTTEPAPTVRVTNIRRPEPIAAEAADFAEEDARYYPEENSPEGCASGECIPDEAAPASSVPPVAQAQAAPPPAPIEPPRPSAPMAATRPPAPTEPPRPSSPMMAAPPAAAAYRPAPAAPEPTLASEPEPEPPAPVVTRSRDNPNLPLIERWRAAVETVKSSHPRQGAALANGRLMSMRGGEIVLGFLPVAGFHRMAVNSTAGKAAVDRALAEHFGRAVKLTLQDASPDDPRLGPSLAEQDAQSREAHEKNTDSKVRNHPAVRAVLKFLGGEIEHIQVYEPERPGAVPAADTPDDSA from the coding sequence ATGCGAACGGACTTCGGTTCGGGTCAGAGCCCTGTGTCCGCGCAGCCGGGCCACAGCGACATGCCGCGCGCCAGCGGGTTCAGCACTCCGGAGCAAGATGCATCGCCTCGACTGAGTCCTGCGTCCGCGAAGTTCGGCCATGACAGTCCGGCCGTCGCTGGCGGGCACCACGTAGGTGCCATGCGCCACGATGCGCCGCCCCCCGCCGGTGACTTTTCCGCGCCGATGCGTCCCGAGGAGCCGCCGCGCTTCAGCGCCGACGCGGCGGCCATCCGCCACGACGAGCCCCCGCGTGTCGCGACACCACCGGTCCCGCGCATGGACGACCTGTCCCCGTCGGCGGCCAGGCCCTTGTCGTTCCTGCGCAATGGCGGTGGAGCCAACGGTGGCGCGCCCTCCGAGCCCCAGGGCTATCAAGCCACGCAGATGATTCCCTCTGGGCCCGTGATGGAGGGCCTGTCGCCATCGGCGGCGCGTCCGCTCTCCTTCCTCCGAAACGGCGGCTCGGCCCAGCCTCCCGCGGTCTCCACGGAACCACCCGCTGGCGCCACGCCGCTGTCGCGCACCACGGAGCCCGCTCCGACGGTCCGGGTGACCAACATCCGTCGGCCGGAGCCCATCGCCGCCGAGGCAGCGGACTTCGCGGAAGAAGACGCGCGCTACTACCCCGAGGAGAACTCCCCCGAAGGCTGTGCCTCCGGCGAGTGCATCCCCGATGAAGCCGCGCCGGCATCGTCCGTGCCCCCGGTTGCGCAGGCACAGGCCGCCCCCCCACCGGCGCCAATTGAGCCTCCGCGCCCATCCGCTCCGATGGCAGCCACCCGCCCGCCAGCGCCGACCGAGCCCCCTCGCCCATCTTCTCCAATGATGGCCGCGCCTCCTGCGGCAGCGGCATACCGCCCTGCCCCGGCGGCACCCGAGCCCACACTCGCCAGCGAGCCCGAACCGGAGCCGCCCGCCCCCGTCGTCACCCGCTCTCGGGACAACCCGAACCTGCCCCTCATCGAGCGGTGGCGGGCCGCGGTGGAGACCGTGAAGTCCTCCCACCCCCGGCAGGGCGCGGCGCTGGCCAATGGCCGGCTGATGTCCATGCGGGGCGGTGAAATCGTCCTCGGCTTCCTGCCCGTGGCCGGATTCCACCGCATGGCCGTCAACTCCACCGCGGGCAAAGCCGCCGTGGACCGGGCCCTGGCCGAGCACTTCGGCCGCGCGGTGAAACTCACCCTTCAGGACGCGTCCCCGGACGATCCGCGACTGGGCCCCAGCCTGGCGGAGCAAGACGCCCAGAGCCGCGAGGCCCACGAGAAAAACACGGACAGCAAGGTCCGCAACCACCCGGCCGTCCGTGCGGTGCTCAAGTTCCTGGGCGGCGAAATCGAACACATCCAGGTCTACGAGCCCGAGCGCCCTGGGGCCGTGCCGGCGGCCGACACTCCCGACGACAGCGCCTGA
- a CDS encoding YbaB/EbfC family nucleoid-associated protein, with protein sequence MPGVDLNYFIRQANKLTEKIEERKQQLAEESVEAKAGDGRVTVVANGIQEIRSIKIDKEAIDPTDTSMLEDLITAAVNAALASSRQHMQRELAKISGGVKIPGIT encoded by the coding sequence ATGCCTGGCGTCGACCTGAACTACTTCATCCGGCAGGCGAACAAGCTGACGGAGAAGATTGAAGAGCGGAAGCAGCAGTTGGCCGAGGAGAGCGTCGAGGCCAAGGCCGGTGACGGCCGCGTCACCGTCGTCGCCAATGGCATCCAGGAGATCCGCAGCATCAAGATCGACAAGGAAGCCATCGACCCCACCGACACGTCGATGCTCGAGGACCTCATCACCGCCGCCGTGAATGCCGCCCTGGCGAGCAGCCGCCAGCACATGCAGCGCGAGCTCGCGAAAATCTCCGGCGGCGTCAAGATCCCCGGCATTACCTGA
- the recR gene encoding recombination mediator RecR, with amino-acid sequence MTPDPLNRLVAQLAKLPGIGEKTAQRLAFYILRAPGEYAAELSQAVREVKEKVHLCVRCFSLTDAETCNFCRDSRRDERVLCVVETFADLMALERTREFKGRYHVLHGVLSPLEGVGPEQLRIRELLERLNDGRVEELILATNPDVEGEATALYLTRLLKPMGLRVTRIAQGLPMGGDLEFADQATLAKALSARRDL; translated from the coding sequence ATGACCCCCGATCCGCTGAATCGACTCGTCGCCCAACTGGCGAAGCTGCCGGGCATTGGCGAGAAGACCGCGCAGCGCCTCGCGTTCTACATCCTGCGAGCGCCGGGTGAGTACGCGGCGGAGCTGTCGCAAGCCGTCCGCGAGGTGAAGGAGAAGGTGCACCTGTGCGTGCGCTGCTTCTCCCTCACCGACGCGGAGACCTGCAACTTCTGCCGGGACTCCCGCCGGGACGAACGCGTCCTCTGCGTGGTGGAGACCTTCGCCGACCTGATGGCGCTGGAGCGCACCCGCGAGTTCAAGGGCCGCTACCACGTCCTGCACGGCGTGCTGTCGCCGCTCGAAGGCGTGGGCCCCGAGCAGCTCCGCATCCGTGAGCTGCTGGAGCGGCTCAACGACGGCCGCGTCGAGGAGCTCATCCTCGCCACCAACCCGGACGTCGAGGGCGAGGCCACCGCGCTGTACCTGACGCGCCTGCTCAAGCCCATGGGCCTGCGCGTCACCCGCATCGCCCAGGGCTTGCCCATGGGCGGCGACCTGGAGTTCGCGGACCAGGCCACGCTCGCCAAGGCACTCTCCGCCCGCCGCGACCTGTAG
- a CDS encoding protein kinase domain-containing protein, with amino-acid sequence MSPPQTTPRPVPEAAPVPLLQPYGPYVLVRKLAEGGMAEIFLAKLLGADGFERNVVIKRMLPHLTNNPDFVEMFRDEARLAAKLAHPNIVQIQELGFAEGCYYICMEYLAGEDFSTTLRLAGRKRSYLPLPVVLRVLIDAARGLHFAHEFTNEAGQPLNVVHRDISPSNLYLTYQGQVKVLDFGIAKAESRLVNTRTGVVKGKYMYMAPEQARGKEVDRRADVFALGVSLYEALTHVRPFSRENDLAVLNALLQGELKPPRELRPDLPEELEAILLKAMAFKPEDRYPTAEAFANALEAFLGEHLSGSGTLQLGPFLKGHFGEERHTERTRIPTLATLTAAFGSTGEGALAPTPGAEAQGTNLYGVLAREGDVTSAQRPGMSVRPSSPGGLPAHVPSAPRGASAPEPATAAAAPRWRTLAVGLAGGMLLTAAGIVGYRQWMTTPSSVPPAVTADAPAVAGDVAAPPAAGLVPSGDGASGAAAIDAAGSAQAVAAPDSEPPVAEAVHEEDADEEQVESAPVASSKKGTAQKRVTLGIEDVQRVVSRGRSRISSCFERFKADLPSSQGEVQVQLTIVGSGKVRAGTRGPLASSNVGRCLETQAERLRFPAHRDQEVTVVMPFTWRVTQ; translated from the coding sequence ATGTCACCCCCCCAGACGACCCCCCGGCCCGTGCCGGAAGCGGCCCCCGTGCCCTTGTTGCAGCCCTATGGCCCGTACGTGCTCGTGCGGAAGCTGGCCGAAGGAGGCATGGCGGAAATCTTCCTCGCCAAGCTGCTCGGCGCGGATGGCTTCGAGCGCAATGTCGTCATCAAGCGGATGTTGCCGCACCTGACGAACAACCCCGACTTCGTGGAGATGTTCCGGGACGAGGCGCGGCTGGCGGCGAAGCTGGCCCACCCGAACATCGTCCAGATTCAGGAGCTGGGCTTCGCGGAGGGCTGCTACTACATCTGCATGGAGTACCTCGCGGGCGAGGACTTCTCCACGACGCTGCGGCTGGCCGGGCGCAAGCGGAGCTACCTGCCGCTGCCCGTGGTGCTGCGTGTCCTCATCGACGCCGCGCGCGGCCTGCACTTCGCGCACGAGTTCACCAACGAGGCCGGGCAGCCGCTGAACGTCGTCCACCGCGACATCTCTCCGTCGAACCTCTACCTGACGTACCAGGGACAGGTGAAGGTGCTGGACTTCGGCATCGCCAAGGCCGAGTCGCGGCTCGTCAACACGCGCACCGGCGTGGTGAAGGGCAAGTACATGTACATGGCGCCAGAGCAGGCGCGCGGCAAGGAGGTGGACCGCCGCGCGGACGTCTTCGCGCTGGGCGTGAGCCTGTACGAGGCGCTCACCCATGTGCGGCCCTTCTCGCGGGAGAACGACCTCGCGGTGCTCAACGCCCTGTTGCAGGGCGAGCTCAAGCCGCCGCGCGAGCTGCGGCCGGACCTGCCGGAGGAGCTGGAGGCCATCCTGCTCAAGGCCATGGCCTTCAAGCCGGAGGACCGCTACCCCACGGCGGAGGCGTTCGCGAATGCCCTGGAGGCCTTCCTCGGCGAGCACCTGAGCGGCTCCGGGACGTTGCAGCTCGGGCCCTTCCTGAAGGGGCACTTCGGCGAGGAGCGCCACACCGAGCGCACCCGCATTCCCACGCTGGCGACGCTGACCGCGGCCTTTGGTTCCACGGGGGAGGGGGCTCTGGCTCCCACGCCTGGGGCGGAAGCGCAGGGGACGAACCTGTACGGCGTGCTCGCTCGCGAGGGCGATGTCACGTCCGCGCAGCGGCCGGGCATGTCCGTGCGTCCCTCTTCTCCAGGCGGGTTGCCCGCGCATGTGCCGTCGGCGCCGCGTGGGGCTTCGGCTCCAGAGCCGGCCACGGCGGCCGCGGCGCCGCGTTGGCGCACGCTGGCGGTGGGGCTCGCGGGTGGCATGTTGCTGACGGCGGCGGGAATCGTCGGCTACCGGCAGTGGATGACGACGCCGTCTTCGGTGCCTCCGGCGGTGACCGCGGATGCGCCTGCGGTCGCGGGCGATGTCGCCGCGCCGCCCGCTGCCGGGCTTGTGCCTTCGGGTGACGGTGCTTCAGGTGCGGCGGCCATCGACGCGGCTGGGAGCGCTCAGGCTGTGGCGGCGCCGGACTCCGAGCCGCCCGTGGCCGAGGCGGTTCATGAGGAGGACGCGGACGAGGAGCAGGTGGAGTCCGCGCCCGTGGCTTCGTCGAAGAAGGGGACGGCGCAGAAGCGGGTGACGTTGGGCATCGAGGACGTCCAGCGCGTCGTGTCGCGTGGCCGCTCGCGCATCTCCTCTTGCTTCGAGCGCTTCAAGGCGGACCTGCCTTCGAGCCAGGGTGAGGTGCAGGTGCAGCTCACCATCGTCGGGTCGGGCAAGGTGCGTGCGGGGACTCGAGGCCCGCTGGCTTCGTCGAACGTGGGGCGTTGCCTGGAGACGCAGGCCGAGCGGCTGCGCTTCCCGGCGCATCGGGACCAGGAAGTCACCGTGGTGATGCCCTTCACGTGGCGGGTGACGCAGTAG
- a CDS encoding FecR domain-containing protein, translated as MSRWFLVLLLVFVGCDKDEEAPRPAASASVDAGLGEALGRLEGLSGEVRLERAGKQGPATEGPLYGGDALETSAGGAATVRFPDGRSVEVGPDARFALGEDSGGIVLQVERGILLSRVPAEVKQTGPRSKVALTIRTPFGLTRVGPEEPSEVRVQVAEDSGRVEVRLGAIEFIGRDGKSVRAAEGDSVEAKSGRTELVAKGARVMELAPIAVTVRLGSGRAEVRGKGSARWRQVAKQGEALSPGDSVRTRPGGTAVLGMAGSASVLTLGSDAEVVLTSAEQGGTTDEARLDLLKGWLGLQLARGRTSRLVLPGLQVEGGGEARLAVRRTAAGYLVDALTGQVTLVRGDARQALRAGERATVAAATRVAPLAQAPLALGVVDGAEVFHSGLHEVALTWEGEGEAEVEVAEDAAFTRRVLSGTVFRSFVNVPAPSRGSLHWRVRRKDGTQVTGHATFAPERAVRSLARVRNVVPEGPDKTTIYYQDKPPAVTFTYGAEENAARYRVAVYRVGALDSPVTERTVTDTRAALDAGALGEGSYLWSVTPLSATGAQLKGGRMNKLELVYDNSVPELVVAAPRNGQAGGARVRASGVAPVDARLSINGRPVPLDGKHRFNTWVEPVGSPPVLVFKMTRPGAPAVHTVRTLKQRGP; from the coding sequence GTGAGTCGTTGGTTCCTGGTCCTCCTGCTCGTGTTCGTTGGCTGTGACAAGGACGAGGAGGCGCCACGTCCCGCCGCCAGCGCGTCGGTGGACGCGGGCCTGGGGGAGGCGCTCGGGCGGCTGGAGGGGCTGAGCGGCGAGGTGCGCCTGGAGCGGGCGGGCAAGCAGGGGCCCGCCACGGAGGGCCCGCTCTATGGTGGTGACGCGCTGGAGACGTCCGCGGGCGGCGCCGCCACGGTGCGCTTTCCGGATGGCCGCTCGGTGGAGGTGGGGCCGGACGCGCGCTTCGCGCTGGGCGAGGACTCGGGCGGCATCGTGCTCCAGGTGGAACGGGGCATCCTGTTGTCGCGCGTGCCAGCCGAGGTGAAGCAGACGGGGCCGCGCTCGAAGGTGGCGCTGACCATCCGCACGCCGTTCGGCCTCACGCGCGTGGGCCCCGAGGAGCCCAGTGAGGTGCGCGTGCAGGTGGCGGAGGACTCGGGCCGCGTCGAAGTGCGGCTGGGCGCCATCGAGTTCATCGGACGGGATGGCAAGTCGGTGCGCGCCGCCGAGGGTGACTCGGTCGAGGCGAAGTCGGGCCGGACGGAGCTGGTGGCGAAGGGCGCGCGCGTCATGGAGTTGGCGCCCATCGCGGTGACCGTGCGCCTGGGCTCGGGGCGCGCGGAGGTGCGGGGGAAGGGCAGCGCTCGTTGGCGTCAGGTGGCGAAGCAGGGCGAGGCGCTGTCGCCTGGCGACAGTGTGCGCACGCGGCCTGGGGGCACGGCGGTGTTGGGGATGGCGGGCTCGGCTTCGGTGCTGACGTTGGGGTCGGACGCGGAGGTGGTGCTGACGTCCGCGGAGCAGGGCGGCACCACCGATGAGGCGCGGCTGGATTTGTTGAAGGGCTGGTTGGGGCTGCAGCTCGCGCGAGGCCGTACCAGCCGCCTGGTGTTGCCGGGATTGCAGGTGGAGGGCGGCGGCGAGGCGCGGCTGGCGGTACGGCGCACGGCCGCGGGGTATCTCGTGGACGCGCTGACGGGGCAGGTGACGCTGGTGCGAGGCGATGCGCGGCAGGCCCTGCGCGCGGGCGAGCGGGCCACGGTGGCCGCGGCGACGCGGGTGGCGCCGTTGGCGCAGGCGCCGCTCGCCTTGGGCGTCGTCGACGGCGCCGAGGTCTTCCACTCGGGGCTGCACGAAGTGGCGCTCACCTGGGAGGGGGAGGGCGAGGCCGAGGTGGAAGTGGCCGAGGACGCGGCCTTCACGCGCCGGGTGCTGTCCGGCACGGTGTTCCGCTCCTTCGTCAACGTGCCCGCGCCTTCCCGCGGCAGCCTGCACTGGCGTGTGCGCCGCAAGGACGGCACCCAGGTGACGGGACACGCGACGTTCGCGCCGGAGCGCGCGGTGCGCTCACTGGCGCGCGTGCGCAACGTGGTGCCCGAGGGCCCGGACAAGACGACCATCTACTACCAGGACAAGCCCCCGGCGGTGACGTTCACCTATGGCGCGGAAGAGAATGCCGCGCGCTACCGCGTGGCGGTGTACCGCGTGGGTGCGCTGGACTCGCCGGTGACGGAGCGCACCGTGACGGACACGCGGGCCGCGCTGGATGCGGGCGCGTTGGGCGAGGGCAGCTACCTCTGGTCCGTCACGCCGCTTTCCGCCACGGGTGCACAGCTCAAGGGAGGGCGGATGAACAAGCTGGAGCTGGTGTACGACAACTCCGTGCCGGAGCTCGTCGTGGCCGCACCGCGCAATGGGCAGGCTGGGGGAGCAAGGGTGCGAGCGTCGGGGGTTGCCCCGGTGGACGCCCGCCTGTCCATCAATGGACGCCCGGTGCCGCTGGATGGCAAACACCGGTTCAACACCTGGGTGGAGCCGGTGGGCTCGCCTCCCGTGTTGGTGTTTAAGATGACGCGTCCTGGTGCCCCGGCGGTCCATACGGTGCGCACCTTGAAACAGCGAGGGCCGTGA
- a CDS encoding MSCRAMM family protein, with protein sequence MLVLLVLLAAPSVLAEEVAERASLRLRYGVALRDGRQADVGPGLTYEGLTPNDLSAVGTAWLGTSWFGAWAGVEREGFDLREGALRITGGSLLRASVGPRARFFLGPVRAEVGAGYGFAQLPHFHDSAEPVLLRGVRHAAVVNGRVRVPLPLGLGLEARGELPVSLSVRDASGGRAEATGFSAGGALLVPLRRADWWTGTLVLDFQHVQDAVTLADGTESRQRLRRLGAALELAWHDGARASRPAAPPVRVVPGRMLFRVLDANTGAPLPGARVALGDEEHVADAQGRVDVESLPPGAVSARIRAEGYADTEATAMVEAGARSELEVRASPLPPPTGSLRLTVVNARTGVPLPGVPVSVGAVEVRTDLTGQAEVASLPPGPVSVSVKAAGFRKVEEAAFIVAGQAASLSVPLAEDRKGVRATLSGQVRSVRGGQPLVATLLITKARVRARTDAKGTFNVQVRGGTYRITISARGHQSQTKVVTLRDGERSIFNVDLFPRGKR encoded by the coding sequence GTGCTGGTGCTCCTCGTGCTGCTCGCCGCACCCTCCGTCCTGGCGGAGGAGGTGGCCGAGCGCGCCTCGTTGCGCCTTCGTTATGGCGTGGCCCTGCGGGACGGGCGTCAGGCGGATGTAGGGCCCGGGCTCACCTATGAGGGGCTCACGCCGAACGACCTGTCGGCGGTGGGGACCGCGTGGCTGGGCACGTCCTGGTTCGGCGCCTGGGCGGGGGTGGAGCGGGAAGGCTTCGACCTGCGGGAGGGCGCGCTGCGGATCACGGGCGGCAGCCTGCTGAGGGCCTCGGTGGGCCCCCGGGCGCGCTTCTTCCTGGGGCCGGTGCGCGCGGAGGTGGGCGCCGGCTACGGCTTCGCGCAGCTTCCGCACTTCCATGATTCAGCGGAGCCGGTGCTGCTCCGAGGTGTGCGGCACGCGGCGGTGGTGAATGGCCGGGTGCGGGTGCCGCTGCCCCTGGGGTTGGGCCTGGAGGCGCGTGGCGAGCTGCCGGTGTCGCTGTCGGTACGGGACGCCTCGGGAGGCCGCGCGGAGGCGACGGGTTTCTCGGCGGGCGGGGCGTTGCTGGTGCCGCTGCGGCGCGCGGACTGGTGGACGGGCACGCTGGTGCTGGACTTCCAGCACGTGCAGGACGCGGTGACGTTGGCGGATGGGACGGAGTCCCGGCAGCGACTGCGGCGCCTGGGCGCGGCGCTGGAGCTGGCGTGGCATGACGGTGCGAGGGCATCGCGGCCCGCGGCGCCGCCGGTGCGGGTGGTGCCTGGGCGGATGCTGTTCCGGGTGCTGGATGCGAACACGGGCGCGCCGCTCCCGGGTGCTCGCGTGGCGCTGGGGGATGAAGAGCACGTGGCGGATGCGCAGGGGCGGGTGGACGTGGAGTCCCTGCCGCCCGGCGCGGTGTCCGCGCGCATCCGAGCGGAGGGCTACGCCGACACGGAGGCGACGGCCATGGTGGAGGCCGGGGCGCGCTCGGAGCTGGAGGTGCGGGCCAGCCCGTTGCCGCCGCCGACCGGCTCACTTCGGCTGACGGTGGTGAACGCGCGCACGGGCGTTCCGTTGCCCGGTGTCCCCGTGTCGGTGGGGGCCGTGGAAGTGCGCACGGACCTGACAGGGCAGGCGGAGGTCGCGTCGCTGCCGCCCGGGCCCGTGTCGGTGTCCGTGAAGGCCGCGGGCTTTCGGAAGGTGGAGGAGGCCGCGTTCATCGTCGCGGGGCAGGCGGCTTCGCTGTCGGTGCCGCTGGCGGAGGACCGCAAGGGCGTCCGGGCCACGTTGTCGGGCCAGGTCCGCAGCGTGCGCGGCGGTCAACCGCTGGTGGCGACGCTCCTCATCACGAAGGCCCGGGTTCGCGCGCGCACGGATGCGAAGGGCACCTTCAACGTCCAGGTGCGAGGTGGCACCTACCGCATCACCATCTCCGCGCGAGGGCATCAGTCCCAGACGAAGGTCGTCACCTTGCGCGATGGTGAGCGGAGCATCTTCAATGTCGACCTCTTCCCGAGGGGGAAACGGTGA
- the mglB gene encoding gliding-motility regulator GTPase-activating protein MglB has product MGTQLVMYEEEFTKINAVCDRLTKDANAKVVFLVDKNGQLISSAGQTQNIDTTSLASLTAGNVAAMGGLAKLIGENEFPNQFHEGAKDSLYMTIVGSRVVLVVIFDNRTSLGLVRLRIKKASDELTKIFESLVKKTDSPGAGSPFAEISDDDIDNLFSE; this is encoded by the coding sequence ATGGGCACGCAACTGGTGATGTACGAAGAGGAGTTCACCAAGATCAACGCCGTTTGCGACCGGCTTACCAAGGACGCGAACGCGAAGGTGGTCTTCCTCGTCGACAAGAACGGGCAGCTCATCTCCTCCGCGGGTCAGACGCAGAACATCGACACGACGTCACTGGCCTCGCTGACGGCCGGTAACGTGGCGGCGATGGGTGGCCTGGCCAAGCTGATTGGGGAGAACGAGTTCCCCAACCAGTTCCACGAGGGGGCCAAGGACTCGCTGTACATGACCATCGTCGGCAGCCGGGTCGTGCTGGTCGTCATCTTCGACAACCGCACCAGCCTCGGCCTCGTCCGCCTTCGCATCAAGAAGGCCAGCGACGAGCTCACGAAGATCTTCGAGAGCCTGGTGAAGAAGACGGACAGTCCTGGAGCTGGGTCGCCCTTCGCCGAGATCTCCGACGACGATATCGACAACCTCTTCAGCGAGTAA
- the mglA gene encoding gliding-motility regulator Ras-like GTPase MglA, whose product MSFINYSSREINCKIVYYGPGLCGKTTNLQYIYNKTAAETKGKLISLSTETDRTLFFDFLPLSLGEIRGFKTRFHLYTVPGQVFYDASRKLILKGVDGVVFVADSQIERMEANMESLENLRINLAEQGYDLNKIPYVIQYNKRDLPNAVTVEEMRKALNPRNIPEYQAVAPTGVGVFDTLKAVAKLVLTELKKGG is encoded by the coding sequence ATGTCCTTCATCAATTACTCATCCCGCGAAATCAACTGCAAGATTGTCTATTACGGGCCCGGGCTCTGCGGGAAGACGACCAACCTTCAGTACATCTACAACAAGACCGCCGCGGAGACGAAGGGCAAGCTCATCTCCCTCTCCACGGAGACGGACCGCACGCTCTTCTTCGACTTCCTGCCGCTGTCGCTCGGTGAGATTCGCGGCTTCAAGACGCGCTTCCACCTGTACACGGTGCCCGGTCAGGTCTTCTACGACGCCAGCCGCAAGCTCATCCTCAAGGGTGTGGACGGCGTGGTGTTCGTGGCCGACAGCCAGATCGAGCGCATGGAAGCGAACATGGAGTCGCTCGAGAACCTCCGCATCAACCTGGCGGAGCAGGGCTACGACCTGAACAAGATTCCGTACGTCATCCAGTACAACAAGCGCGACCTGCCCAACGCGGTGACGGTGGAGGAGATGCGCAAGGCGCTCAACCCCCGCAACATCCCGGAGTACCAGGCCGTGGCTCCCACCGGCGTGGGCGTGTTCGACACGCTCAAGGCCGTGGCCAAGCTCGTCCTCACGGAGCTCAAGAAGGGCGGTTGA